The Sebastes umbrosus isolate fSebUmb1 chromosome 19, fSebUmb1.pri, whole genome shotgun sequence genome has a segment encoding these proteins:
- the stc1l gene encoding stanniocalcin 1, like, with amino-acid sequence MLLLLLLLGLSTAAGFELLPEEAAPRRARFSSNSPTDVARCLNGAVAVGCGFFSCLENSTCDTDGMHEICELFLHSAATFNTEGKTFVKKSLHCISQGISAKVFQTIRRCNIFQRMIAEVQEECLTSHDICTVARTNPDAIGEVVQVPTHFPNRYYSTLLQTLQACDEQTVAAVRTGVMARLGPDMETFLQLVQNKPCAAGSGSGAAAFSNPSSWRNMPVFNIQPGFRGRDPTHLFARKRSVDDTEGGVYVEQ; translated from the exons atgctgctgctgctcctcctgctcggCCTCAGCACCGCTGCAGGCTTCGAGCTGCTGCCGGAGGAGGCTGCTCCTCGCCGGGCTCGCTTCTCCTCCAACAGCCCCA CTGATGTGGCCAGATGTTTGAACGGAGCCGTCGCTGTCGGCTGTGGATTCTTCTCCTGTCTGGAAAACTCCACCTGCGACACCGACGGGATGCACGAGATCTGTGAACTCTTCCTCCACTCAGCTGCTACCTTCAACACTGAG GGTAAAACGTTCGTGAAGAAGAGTCTTCACTGCATCTCTCAGGGAATCTCAGCGAAGGTTTTCCAAACGATCCGCCGCTGCAACATCTTCCAGAGGATGATCGCCGAG gtgcAAGAGGAATGTTTAACCAGTCATGACATCTGCACTGTGGCTCGAACCAACCCGGACGCTATCGGAGAGGTGGTGCAGGTTCCCACCCACTTCCCCAACAG GTACTACAGCACTCTGCTGCAGACGCTGCAGGCCTGCGACGAGCAGACGGTGGCGGCGGTGAGGACGGGCGTCATGGCCAGGTTAGGCCCCGACATGGAGACCTTCCTCCAGCTGGTCCAGAACAAACCCTGCGCCGCCGGCTCCGGCTCTGGCGCCGCCGCCTTCAGCAACCCGTCCAGCTGGAGGAACATGCCCGTGTTCAACATCCAGCCGGGCTTCAGAGGCCGGGACCCCACCCACCTGTTCGCCAGGAAGAGGTCTGTGGACGACACGGAGGGGGGGGTTTATGTCGAGCAGTAG